GCTTCGAGTTCGCGTACGTGATGGACAACCTCGCCGAAGAGCGCGAACGTGGACTGACGATCGATATCGCCCATCAGGAGTTCGACACGGACGATTACTACTTCACGATCGTGGACACACCGGGCCACCGTGACTTCGTGAAGAACATGATCACGGGCGCGAGCCAAGCCGACAACGCCGTGCTCGTCGTCGCCGCTGACGACGGTGTTCAGCCACAGACGCAGGAGCACGTTTTCCTCTCGCGCACCCTCGGTATCGGCGAACTCGTCATCGCTGTCAACAAAATGGATCTCGTCGACTACGAAGAAAACCGATATCAGACCGTGATCGAAGAGGTGAAACAGCTCCTTGAACAGGTTCAGTTCGCCGCTGCCGATACGAGCTTCATTCCGATTTCCGCGTTCGAGGGTGACAACGTGGCGGAGCTGTCGGACAACACGCCGTGGTACGACGGGCAGACGATTCTCGACGCACTCAACGATCTTCCGGAGGTCGAACCGCCGACGGACGCCCCGCTTCGGCTCCCTGTGCAGGACGTGTACACGATCTCGGGGATCGGAACAGTGCCGGTCGGCCGCGTCGAAACCGGCGTGCTTGAACCCAATACGAACGTCACGTTCCAGCCCAGCGATGCGGGCGGTGAGGTGAAAACCGTCGAGATGCACCACGAGGAAGTGCCCAAAGCCGAACCCGGCGACAACGTCGGGTTCAACGTCCGGGGCATCGGCAAAGACGACATCCGACGCGGCGACGTCTGTGGCCCGGCCGACGATCCCCCATCCGTCGCCGACACCTTCCAAGCACAGGTCGTCGTCATGCAACACCCCAGCGTGATCACCCCTGGATACACACCAGTTATCCACGCCCACACGGCACAAGTGGCCTGTACGTTCGAATCACTCGACACGAAACTCGATCCGGCCAGCGGCGAGGTCCAAGAGGAATCTCCGGATTACATCCAAAGTGGGGACGCGGCCGTCGTGACGCTTCGTCCCCAGAAGCCGCTGTCGCTCGAACCGTCGTCGGAGATCCCCGAACTCGGGAGCTTCGCCGTCCGCGACATGGGTCAGACCATCGCCGCTGGCAAGGTCCTAGAGGTCGAAGAGAAGTGACCCCTGCTCGATGTTGGAGTCACCCGTAGGGGGGTTTCTGGAGCGAAACTGTAACAGCGAACTACGGCCACAGTCCGCGCACGTTGTGCGCCTCCGCGATCCGTGAGAGGGCTACGATGTATGCAGCATCTCTCCACGAAACGGATCGGGACTCGAATTCATCACGGACGGCAATCCATGCAGTTTTCATTTCGCCTTCGAGCTCCTCGTTGACCCGCTTGCGCGCCCACGATTGACGGTTGATGTCCTGGAGCCATTCAAAATAGCTGACGGTTACGCCGCCCGCGTTCGCCAGAATATCCGGAATCACTGGAATATTACGCTCGTTGAGGATGGAATCAGCGGTCGAGGTCGTTGGCCCGTTCGCTCCCTCCACTACGATGTCTGCACGAACGGCGTTCGCGTTCGTTTCCGTGATGACGTTGCCCAGTGCTGCAGGGATGAGGACGTCCACATCGAGCGTGAGCAGTTTCTCGTTCGAAATCGTCTCTTCGGCGTACTTCGTGACGGCTTCTGGCTCCTCGTCGTGTGATGGGACCGAATGGGTATCGATCCCGGTCGGATCGTACATCGCTCCGTTTACATCGCTGATAGCGACGATGTTTGCTCCCCTGTCATCGAGGAGCCGAGCTGCGTTTGCACCGACGCTACCGTACCCCTGTATCGCAACTGTGGTGTCTTCGAGTACACGATCGTAATACTCACAAACGGCTTGGGTGATCACGGCGACGCTGCGGCCGGGGGCTTCTTGTCGCCCCTGACTTCCACCGATGACGGGGGGTTTTCCGGTGACCACCCCCGGTATCGTTTCGCCTTCCTGCATCGAATACGCGTCCATCAGCCACGCCATCGTTTGGGGATCCGTTCCCATATCAGGAGCCGGAATATCTTGCATCGGTCCGATCACGTCCCGCATCTCCTGAGTGAACCGCCGCGTCAGGCGCTCTTTTTCGTTGGCACTCAGCTCCTTAGGATTGACCGCAACACCCCCTTTGGCGCCGCCAAAAGGGAGATCCATAACCGCACATTTCCACGTCATCCACATGGAAAGCCCGACACATTCGTCTCTGTTCACCTCTGGGTGGTACCGAAGTCCACCTTTATACGGTCCCCTGACGCTATCGTGTTGGGCACGATAGCCGGTGAACACCTCGACGGTCCCGTCGTCCCGTTCGATCGGGAGCGTGACCTCGTGGACTTTCGCCGGATGTCGCAACCGTCGAACGACGTTCGGATCGATCTCGAGCCGTTCAGCTGCGTGACGAAGCTGTCGACGTGCCGTCTGGAGTGCCGATTCCGTACTATCGACCGGTGGGGAGTCGTCACTCTCGATATCCCCTGTGGCCTGATGGGAGCTCATGGTCACTCGATGGGATAGCGACGGTTCCGTAACTGTCCCCCACAGTCCGGACACAAACCGGGATGAGCAACTGCTGTGACGATGTTTCCACACTCGAAACACTCATACGGACGTTCCTCGGTCGGATCGTAGGCTGGTTCTTTCATGTCAAATCTGAGAGCACCGGATCTGTAACGAACTCTCTACTAATAGATCAAAGGAGTATAAGGGTATATCCTGTAGTTGAGTAACTAAGTGCGAGGAAAATCAGCTTGTTCATTATTTAACCACCGATATGAGGTACCGGTTGAGCCGTCGACCGCGTTCGACCATCCGATCGACTGACGCTGAAACGTGGACCGAGTGGGTGTGTTTTTTACCTCG
The sequence above is drawn from the Halocatena salina genome and encodes:
- a CDS encoding rubrerythrin-like domain-containing protein; the protein is MKEPAYDPTEERPYECFECGNIVTAVAHPGLCPDCGGQLRNRRYPIE
- the tuf gene encoding translation elongation factor EF-1 subunit alpha, with the protein product MADKPHQNLAIIGHVDHGKSTLVGRLLFETGSVPEHVIEQYREEAEEKGKGGFEFAYVMDNLAEERERGLTIDIAHQEFDTDDYYFTIVDTPGHRDFVKNMITGASQADNAVLVVAADDGVQPQTQEHVFLSRTLGIGELVIAVNKMDLVDYEENRYQTVIEEVKQLLEQVQFAAADTSFIPISAFEGDNVAELSDNTPWYDGQTILDALNDLPEVEPPTDAPLRLPVQDVYTISGIGTVPVGRVETGVLEPNTNVTFQPSDAGGEVKTVEMHHEEVPKAEPGDNVGFNVRGIGKDDIRRGDVCGPADDPPSVADTFQAQVVVMQHPSVITPGYTPVIHAHTAQVACTFESLDTKLDPASGEVQEESPDYIQSGDAAVVTLRPQKPLSLEPSSEIPELGSFAVRDMGQTIAAGKVLEVEEK
- the gdhB gene encoding glutamate dehydrogenase GdhB, translated to MSSHQATGDIESDDSPPVDSTESALQTARRQLRHAAERLEIDPNVVRRLRHPAKVHEVTLPIERDDGTVEVFTGYRAQHDSVRGPYKGGLRYHPEVNRDECVGLSMWMTWKCAVMDLPFGGAKGGVAVNPKELSANEKERLTRRFTQEMRDVIGPMQDIPAPDMGTDPQTMAWLMDAYSMQEGETIPGVVTGKPPVIGGSQGRQEAPGRSVAVITQAVCEYYDRVLEDTTVAIQGYGSVGANAARLLDDRGANIVAISDVNGAMYDPTGIDTHSVPSHDEEPEAVTKYAEETISNEKLLTLDVDVLIPAALGNVITETNANAVRADIVVEGANGPTTSTADSILNERNIPVIPDILANAGGVTVSYFEWLQDINRQSWARKRVNEELEGEMKTAWIAVRDEFESRSVSWRDAAYIVALSRIAEAHNVRGLWP